The following coding sequences lie in one Phragmites australis chromosome 8, lpPhrAust1.1, whole genome shotgun sequence genomic window:
- the LOC133926048 gene encoding protein ANTAGONIST OF LIKE HETEROCHROMATIN PROTEIN 1-like → MDELAVKRRKIIAHAAGVVATMCAYTLFLYRRRGREAPISYGPLAERDKIRMENLRFIFHNDDRHCVEQLRMRRAPFFHLCTLLRTRRLLKDTIHSSIEEQVAMFLQVVGHNCIFRLIKLNFRRGLETISRYFREDCIGAIDGTHVLARVPASMEAAFRGRKGVTTQNVMAAVDFDLKFTYVLAGWEGSAHDAIILADALERDDGLRVPPGKFYLVDAGYAVRPGFLPPYRGCRYHLKEYGGRNNPRDHRELFNLRHSSLRVTVERAFGALKNRFKILYNKPFHPYKTQVKLVLACCILHNWILTHGSDECVPAEQDWTPNPVELEAHNDVAYDNNSWAAKRDEWALAMWNNRGNMRV, encoded by the exons ATGGATGAGTTGGCTGTCAAGCGGCGAAAAATAATTGCTCATGCTGCGGGAGTTGTTGCTACAATGTGTGCGTACACGTTGTTTTTGTATAGACGTCGAGGTCGTGAAGCACCCATCAGCTATGGTCCTTTAGCTGAAAGAGATAAAATTAGAATGGAAAACCttagattcatttttcataATGATGATCGCCATTGTGTAGAACAGCTTCGTATGAGGAGAGCCCCCTTTTTTCACTTATGCACATTACTCAGGACAAGACGGTTGCTTAAAGATACAATTCATAGCTCCATTGAGGAACAAGTTGCCATGTTCCTGCAAGTGGTTGGCCACAATTGTATATTTAGGTTGATAAAGTTGAATTTTAGAAGGGGTTTGGAAACAATTAGTCGCTACTTTCGAGAA GATTGCATTGGTGCTATAGATGGAACTCATGTGCTAGCTAGAGTCCCAGCTAGCATGGAAGCCGCCTTTCGGGGTAGGAAGGGGGTGACCACACAAAATGTTATGGCTGCTGTTGATTTTGATCTTAAGTTCACATATGTCTTAGCTGGCTGGGAGGGATCTGCTCATGATGCCATCATTCTAGCAGACGCTTTAGAAAGGGATGACGGCTTAAGGGTTCCCCCGG GTAAATTCTACTTGGTCGATGCAGGATATGCTGTTCGTCCTGGGTTCCTTCCACCATATCGTGGCTGCCGATACCATTTAAAGGAGTATGGTGGAAGGAACAACCCTCGTGACCATAGGGAATTATTCAATCTGAGGCACTCCTCGCTTAGAGTCACAGTAGAACGAGCTTTTGGTGCATTGAAGAATCGTTTCAAAATTCTTTACAACAAGCCGTTTCACCCGTACAAAACCCAAGTGAAGTTAGTGCTAGCTTGCTGCATTTTGCACAACTGGATCCTAACACACGGCTCTGATGAGTGTGTCCCTGCGGAACAAGACTGGACTCCAAACCCTGTGGAACTCGAAGCACATAACGATGTTGCATATGACAACAACTCGTGGGCAGCAAAGAGGGACGAGTGGGCACTAGCTATGTGGAACAATAGGGGAAACATGCGTGTATGA